DNA sequence from the Schlegelella aquatica genome:
GCGCGGCTCCCCCTGGTCCGCCTTTTCGGCCTCGCGCCTGTCGTGCAGGCTCGCGTAGCCCAGGGAGCCGTCGGTGGGGGTCAGCACCGGCCCGGCCACCAGGGTGCCGGCGTGCACTTGGCGGTGCCGCGCGAGCTCGCGCAGCCAGACGCCGGCGCAAGCCCGCGTGTCGCGCCCCGCATCGGCGAGCCCGAACTTGCGCCCGTTGACCTGGACCTGCACCTGGGCCTGCAGCCGGCCTGCGGCCCAGCCGGTCCCGGCTTCGTCCGGGGTGCACAGGACCGGCGCGAAGCTGGTCGTCCAGGGGCGCCGCATCGCGTCCCGGTCCACCACGGCCAGCTCGCATGCCAGCCCGAGGAGCCGCACGCCTTCGAGCCCCGTCTCTGCGGAGGCTCCAGCGGCGATGTCTGCGGTCACGACGACCAGCCGGGCGCCGAAGTCCGCCCCGTCGAATCCGTGCGGGACGGCAGCCTCGTCCGCCACCCCCAGCAGGCCGTCCGGTGCGCGCTCGTGCAGGCGCAGGCCCTTGCCCTCCTGGTCGGCCGCCACGTAGCGGCTCGCCCGGGGTAGCGGTGCCATGGCCAGCGCCGGGTCGAACGGGAAGGCATGGCGGGCCC
Encoded proteins:
- a CDS encoding fumarylacetoacetate hydrolase family protein yields the protein MKLATYQDGSRDGHLVVVSRDLSMAHYATGIATRLQQVLDDWNFLSPQLQDLYDQLNQGRARHAFPFDPALAMAPLPRASRYVAADQEGKGLRLHERAPDGLLGVADEAAVPHGFDGADFGARLVVVTADIAAGASAETGLEGVRLLGLACELAVVDRDAMRRPWTTSFAPVLCTPDEAGTGWAAGRLQAQVQVQVNGRKFGLADAGRDTRACAGVWLRELARHRQVHAGTLVAGPVLTPTDGSLGYASLHDRREAEKADQGEPRTPWLQRGDHVRVEAKAPEGAPLFGAATVTLA